A section of the Stenotrophomonas acidaminiphila genome encodes:
- a CDS encoding TonB-dependent receptor encodes MKRQLLSAAICAAITAYSPLSFAQSDDSGDKKGVETLDRITVTGSLIPQVQVETATPITSISAQDIQKQGFKDVYEVLRSQPLATGAVQDSQFSGGFTPGAKPISLLGLDPGFTLVLIDGRPMADYPLLYNGQSNFVDLASIPTSMVERIDIAPGNQSSIYGSSAIAGVVNIILKKRLDGTQMSFRMGSYDGGGGGNQRFQLTSGHSWDKLDLTAGLQLSNQDPIYGFNRKDFDSTNDNPNPAARYGSRTFVHNASNGAYIDPGAAACAPLSGLFGGTTIYDTRPGRGNYCGSRYEPGYSTILNKERSASGYANLNYALNDSTDLYATVLLNRTKNESNSGSRFWQPSIDTSGYIFNNLTGDLESYQRIFSPEETGDRDFNNERQTADSYNVALGIKGTVGQSNWDYNAYYARSEYHIDSRQWWPLKDKMEDFFREHFLGPQLGDYYGYPIYEPNDAGFYKPLTPEQYRSFQGEIRTKSKTWTQNVNLQFTNTSLFSLPAGDVGFAGVLQAGQQSWSNPTDPRVVNDQFWGLSGTQGAGKRDNWAAAVELRVPIFSRLTASLSGRYDDYKNKGGGSDSRATWKAALEFRPLDSLLLRANYATAFKSPDMAYVFAGDSGFYTFVPDYYRCATEEPGVPISQCSYNDEQVRGSRAGNPDLKSITAKSWGGGVVWSPNAQFTVSADYYRIKIDNKVADLDLDLLLRNEAACRQGQLDASSPTCVDALQRIGRAGPNAPQPNQINTVAVNPINVAKEDVSGITANMDYRWATDAWGSFMLGARYNVTLKHESQQYPEDPVIDLLRDPYYSSEFKNIFSGTVGWQMGDWTTTLYGIRYGRTPNFAAQDSTQGYAANNAGRVKAWTTFNLTVDYAVTDDVSLSLTANNLTGERPPRDRTYTSYPYYNIFNYNGYGRSYMLEVNWRFGRSQ; translated from the coding sequence ATGAAACGCCAGCTGCTGAGCGCCGCGATCTGCGCCGCCATCACCGCCTATTCGCCACTGTCCTTCGCCCAGTCCGACGACAGCGGCGACAAGAAGGGCGTCGAGACCCTCGACCGCATCACCGTCACCGGCTCGCTGATCCCGCAGGTCCAGGTGGAAACCGCCACCCCGATCACCTCGATCAGCGCGCAGGACATCCAGAAGCAGGGCTTCAAGGACGTCTACGAGGTGCTGCGCTCGCAGCCGCTGGCCACCGGTGCGGTGCAGGACAGCCAGTTCTCCGGCGGCTTCACCCCCGGCGCCAAGCCGATCAGCCTGCTGGGCCTGGATCCGGGCTTCACCCTGGTCCTGATCGACGGCCGCCCCATGGCCGATTACCCGCTGCTCTACAACGGCCAGAGCAATTTCGTCGATCTGGCCAGCATCCCCACCTCGATGGTCGAGCGGATCGACATCGCCCCCGGCAACCAGTCGTCGATCTACGGCTCCAGCGCCATCGCCGGCGTGGTCAACATCATCCTGAAGAAGCGGCTGGACGGCACCCAGATGAGCTTCCGCATGGGCAGCTACGACGGCGGCGGCGGCGGCAACCAGCGCTTCCAGCTGACCAGTGGCCACAGCTGGGACAAGCTGGACCTGACCGCCGGCCTGCAGCTGAGCAACCAGGACCCGATCTACGGCTTCAACCGCAAGGATTTCGACTCCACCAACGACAATCCCAACCCGGCCGCGCGCTATGGCAGCCGCACCTTCGTCCACAACGCCAGCAATGGCGCGTACATCGATCCGGGCGCCGCTGCCTGCGCGCCCCTATCCGGCCTGTTCGGCGGCACCACCATCTATGACACCCGCCCCGGGCGCGGCAACTACTGCGGCAGCCGCTACGAGCCGGGGTATTCGACCATCCTCAACAAGGAACGCAGCGCATCGGGCTACGCCAACCTGAACTATGCGCTCAACGACAGCACCGACCTCTACGCCACCGTGCTGCTCAACCGCACCAAGAACGAGAGCAACTCCGGTTCGCGCTTCTGGCAGCCGTCGATCGATACCAGCGGCTACATCTTCAACAACCTCACCGGCGACCTGGAAAGCTACCAGCGCATCTTCTCGCCGGAGGAAACCGGGGACCGCGATTTCAACAACGAGCGCCAGACCGCCGATTCCTACAACGTCGCGCTGGGCATCAAGGGCACCGTGGGCCAGTCCAACTGGGACTACAACGCCTACTACGCGCGCTCGGAGTACCACATCGACAGCCGCCAGTGGTGGCCGTTGAAGGACAAGATGGAAGACTTCTTCCGTGAGCACTTCCTGGGGCCGCAGCTGGGCGACTATTACGGCTACCCGATCTACGAGCCCAACGATGCCGGCTTCTACAAGCCGCTGACGCCGGAACAGTACCGCAGCTTCCAGGGCGAGATCCGCACCAAGTCCAAGACCTGGACGCAGAATGTCAACCTGCAGTTCACCAACACCTCGCTGTTCTCGCTGCCGGCCGGCGACGTCGGCTTCGCCGGCGTGCTGCAGGCCGGCCAGCAGTCGTGGAGCAACCCCACTGACCCGCGCGTGGTCAACGACCAGTTCTGGGGCCTGAGCGGCACCCAGGGCGCGGGCAAGCGCGACAACTGGGCCGCGGCGGTGGAACTGCGCGTGCCGATCTTCAGCCGCCTCACCGCCAGCCTGTCCGGCCGCTACGACGATTACAAGAACAAGGGCGGTGGCAGCGATTCGCGCGCGACGTGGAAGGCGGCGCTGGAGTTCCGGCCGCTGGATTCGCTGCTGTTGCGCGCCAACTACGCCACCGCGTTCAAGTCGCCGGACATGGCCTACGTGTTCGCGGGCGACAGCGGCTTCTACACCTTCGTGCCCGACTATTACCGTTGCGCCACCGAGGAACCTGGCGTGCCGATCAGCCAGTGCTCCTACAACGACGAACAGGTACGCGGCTCGCGCGCGGGCAACCCCGACCTGAAGTCGATCACCGCCAAGTCGTGGGGCGGCGGCGTGGTGTGGTCGCCCAATGCGCAGTTCACCGTCAGCGCCGACTACTACCGCATCAAGATCGACAACAAGGTCGCCGATCTCGACCTGGACCTGCTGCTGCGCAACGAGGCGGCCTGCCGCCAGGGCCAGCTGGACGCCAGCTCGCCCACCTGCGTCGATGCCCTGCAGCGCATCGGCCGCGCCGGGCCCAACGCGCCGCAGCCGAACCAGATCAACACGGTGGCGGTGAACCCGATCAACGTCGCCAAGGAGGACGTCAGCGGCATCACCGCCAACATGGACTACCGCTGGGCCACCGATGCGTGGGGCAGCTTCATGCTGGGCGCGCGCTACAACGTCACCCTCAAGCATGAGAGCCAGCAGTATCCGGAAGACCCGGTGATCGACCTGCTGCGCGATCCGTACTATTCGTCCGAGTTCAAGAACATCTTCAGCGGCACCGTGGGCTGGCAGATGGGCGACTGGACCACCACCCTGTACGGCATCCGCTACGGGCGCACGCCAAACTTCGCCGCGCAGGACAGCACCCAAGGCTATGCCGCCAACAACGCCGGCCGGGTCAAGGCGTGGACCACCTTCAACCTGACCGTCGACTACGCGGTGACCGACGACGTTTCGCTGAGCCTGACCGCCAACAACCTGACCGGCGAACGGCCGCCACGCGACCGTACCTACACCAGCTATCCGTACTACAACATCTTCAACTACAACGGCTACGGCCGCTCCTACATGCTCGAGGTGAACTGGCGTTTCGGGCGCAGCCAGTAA
- a CDS encoding sulfotransferase family protein, whose product MDVAASWQSAQAALARRDMPEARRHLLAVLERQPAHAYARVMLAGTVLAQGRVREAVQQLQQAATQVYDDPALLLRVAQALLRVGDSEAVATLMRQACVARCDDASTLAALAHVLQSLGLHADALRLMRRAAAAGFDNADFHYFLGVQLQFNGELEAAGQALARCLQLRPGHGRAALTRARLRRWDAGEHHVDALRRQLQAVAADGEDAAALWFALYKELEDLGDLDGAWEALRQGNAVMWRRLRHDPLADAAQHAAMARLAADGVFAAADGAEADGGAQPIFIVGMPRSGTTVLERMLGNHSQVAAAGELGDFAQQLRWAADQAGRALLDPPLLQALATLDYRGIGRGYLRQVRWRLQGQRRFIDKLPPNYLLAGPIARALPQALIVYVRRDPMAVCFSNYRAMFGDSYGYSYDLDALAAHHHAHAQLMRAWQRHLPGRVLEIDYEAMVRDPDAALAQVLARCGLAPEQGASDLTRNAAATATLSSVQVREPVHARNVEEWRRYADRLAPLRGRLQAAE is encoded by the coding sequence ATGGACGTGGCCGCCTCCTGGCAGTCCGCGCAGGCCGCCCTGGCCCGTCGTGACATGCCGGAGGCGCGCCGGCACCTGCTGGCGGTGCTGGAGCGGCAGCCCGCGCACGCCTACGCGCGGGTGATGCTGGCCGGCACCGTGCTGGCCCAGGGGCGCGTGCGCGAGGCCGTGCAGCAGCTGCAGCAGGCTGCCACACAGGTGTATGACGATCCCGCGCTGCTGCTGCGGGTGGCGCAGGCGCTGCTGCGGGTGGGCGACAGCGAAGCCGTGGCCACGCTGATGCGGCAGGCCTGCGTGGCGCGCTGCGACGATGCGTCCACCCTGGCGGCGCTGGCCCACGTGCTGCAGTCGCTGGGCCTGCACGCCGACGCGCTGCGGCTGATGCGGCGCGCCGCCGCGGCCGGTTTCGACAACGCCGACTTCCACTACTTCCTTGGCGTGCAGCTGCAGTTCAACGGTGAGCTGGAGGCGGCCGGGCAGGCGCTGGCGCGCTGCCTGCAGCTGCGCCCGGGCCATGGCCGCGCCGCGCTGACGCGTGCGCGCCTGCGCCGCTGGGACGCCGGCGAACACCATGTCGACGCACTGCGCCGGCAGTTGCAGGCGGTGGCGGCCGACGGCGAGGACGCGGCGGCGTTGTGGTTCGCGCTGTACAAGGAACTGGAGGACCTGGGCGATCTCGACGGCGCCTGGGAAGCGCTGCGCCAGGGCAACGCGGTGATGTGGCGGCGGCTGCGCCACGACCCGTTGGCCGATGCCGCCCAGCACGCGGCCATGGCGCGGCTCGCGGCCGACGGTGTCTTCGCCGCGGCCGATGGTGCCGAGGCCGACGGCGGCGCCCAGCCGATCTTCATCGTCGGCATGCCGCGCTCGGGCACCACGGTGCTGGAGCGCATGCTCGGCAACCATTCGCAGGTGGCCGCGGCCGGCGAACTCGGCGATTTCGCCCAGCAGCTGCGCTGGGCCGCCGACCAGGCCGGGCGCGCGCTGCTGGACCCGCCGCTGCTGCAGGCGCTGGCGACACTGGATTACCGCGGCATCGGCCGGGGCTACCTGCGCCAGGTGCGCTGGCGGCTGCAGGGCCAGCGCCGCTTCATCGACAAGCTGCCGCCCAACTACCTGCTGGCCGGGCCCATTGCCCGCGCGCTGCCGCAGGCGCTGATCGTGTACGTGCGCCGCGACCCGATGGCGGTGTGCTTCTCCAACTACCGGGCGATGTTCGGCGACTCCTACGGCTACAGCTACGACCTGGATGCGCTGGCCGCCCACCACCACGCCCACGCGCAGCTGATGCGCGCCTGGCAGCGGCACCTGCCCGGGCGGGTGCTGGAGATCGACTACGAAGCGATGGTGCGCGATCCCGACGCCGCGCTGGCGCAGGTGCTGGCCCGCTGCGGGCTGGCCCCCGAGCAGGGTGCCAGCGACCTGACCCGCAACGCCGCGGCCACCGCCACGCTGAGCAGCGTGCAGGTGCGCGAGCCCGTGCATGCGCGCAATGTCGAGGAGTGGCGGCGTTACGCCGACCGGCTCGCGCCGCTGCGCGGGCGCCTGCAGGCGGCGGAATGA
- a CDS encoding glycine--tRNA ligase subunit beta: MSMQPLLIELGVEELPVKALPGLAQAFFDGVIDGLARRGIAFERDDAKPLSTPRRLAVLLPGVETEQPEQHSEVFGPYLNIALDANGEPTKALQGFAAKAGIDWTALERTTDAKGERFVLRSVTPGAKTATLLPEIVREAIAAMPIPKPMRWGAHEYAFARPVHWLVLLHGNDVVDAELLGLKSDRFSRGHRFMADKQVWLSHPSDYVESLKAACVLVDADARRERIVHEVNAAAAQAGGVARITDDNLEQVVNLVEWPSAVLCSFEREFLAVPQEALIETMEINQKFFPVLDAAGRLTEKFIGIANIESKDVAEVAKGYERVIRPRFSDAKFFFDEDLKQGLAAMGEGLKSVTYQAKLGTVADKVQRVGALAQVIAPQVGADPVQARRAAELAKNDLQSRMVGEFPELQGIAGRHYAVAGGESPAVALAIDEAYQPRFAADDIAASPLGKVLAIAERLDTLAGGFAAGLKPTGNKDPFALRRNALGLARTIIESGFDLDLPALLAAANAGLAGRGVQADAGELYDFILDRLKGYYADRGVPATHFNAVAELKPASLYDFDRRIDAIGTFAQLPEAEALAAANKRIRNILRKAEGDIPGTIDPALLREPAESELAEAVVAAIDDTGAALAQKDYVSVLGRLARLRPQVDAFFDGVMVNAEDPALRGNRLALLRTLGDRLGSVAAIEHLSG; the protein is encoded by the coding sequence ATGAGCATGCAGCCGCTGCTGATCGAACTGGGCGTGGAGGAGCTGCCGGTCAAGGCGCTGCCGGGCCTGGCGCAGGCGTTCTTCGACGGCGTGATCGACGGGCTGGCCCGGCGCGGCATCGCCTTCGAGCGCGACGACGCCAAGCCGCTGTCCACCCCGCGCCGCCTGGCGGTGCTGCTGCCGGGCGTGGAAACCGAACAGCCCGAGCAGCACTCGGAAGTATTCGGCCCGTACCTGAACATCGCGCTGGACGCCAATGGCGAACCGACCAAGGCGCTGCAGGGCTTCGCCGCCAAGGCCGGCATCGACTGGACCGCGCTGGAGCGCACCACCGACGCGAAGGGCGAACGCTTCGTGCTGCGCTCGGTGACGCCGGGCGCGAAGACCGCCACGCTGCTGCCGGAGATCGTGCGCGAGGCCATCGCCGCGATGCCGATCCCCAAGCCGATGCGCTGGGGCGCGCACGAATACGCCTTCGCCCGCCCGGTGCACTGGCTGGTGCTGCTGCACGGCAACGACGTGGTCGACGCCGAGCTGCTCGGCCTGAAGTCCGACCGCTTCAGCCGCGGCCACCGCTTCATGGCCGACAAGCAGGTGTGGCTGAGCCACCCGTCCGATTACGTCGAATCGCTGAAGGCGGCCTGCGTGCTGGTCGACGCCGACGCGCGCCGCGAGCGCATCGTGCACGAGGTCAACGCCGCCGCGGCGCAGGCCGGCGGGGTGGCGCGCATCACCGACGACAACCTGGAGCAGGTGGTCAACCTGGTCGAATGGCCGTCGGCGGTGCTGTGCAGCTTCGAGCGCGAGTTCCTGGCGGTGCCGCAGGAAGCGCTGATCGAAACGATGGAGATCAACCAGAAGTTCTTCCCGGTGCTGGATGCCGCCGGCAGGCTGACCGAGAAGTTCATCGGCATCGCCAACATCGAATCGAAGGACGTGGCCGAGGTGGCCAAGGGCTACGAGCGGGTGATCCGCCCGCGCTTCTCCGACGCCAAGTTCTTCTTCGACGAGGACCTCAAGCAGGGCCTGGCGGCGATGGGCGAAGGCCTGAAGAGCGTCACCTACCAGGCCAAGCTGGGCACGGTGGCCGACAAGGTGCAGCGGGTCGGCGCGCTGGCGCAGGTGATCGCGCCGCAGGTGGGCGCCGACCCGGTGCAGGCCAGGCGTGCCGCCGAGCTGGCCAAGAACGACCTGCAGTCGCGCATGGTGGGCGAGTTCCCGGAACTGCAGGGCATCGCCGGCCGCCACTACGCCGTGGCCGGTGGCGAATCGCCCGCGGTCGCACTGGCCATCGACGAGGCCTACCAGCCGCGCTTCGCCGCCGACGACATCGCCGCCTCGCCGCTGGGCAAGGTGCTGGCGATCGCCGAGCGCCTGGACACCCTGGCCGGTGGCTTCGCCGCGGGGCTGAAGCCGACCGGCAACAAGGACCCGTTCGCGCTGCGCCGCAATGCGCTGGGCCTGGCGCGCACGATCATCGAGTCGGGGTTCGATCTGGATCTGCCGGCGCTGCTGGCCGCCGCCAACGCCGGCCTGGCCGGGCGCGGGGTGCAGGCCGACGCGGGCGAGCTCTATGACTTCATCCTCGACCGCCTTAAGGGCTACTACGCCGACAGGGGCGTGCCGGCCACGCACTTCAACGCCGTGGCCGAGCTGAAGCCGGCCTCGCTGTACGACTTCGACCGCCGCATCGACGCCATCGGCACCTTCGCCCAGCTGCCGGAAGCCGAGGCGTTGGCCGCGGCCAACAAGCGCATCCGCAACATCCTGCGCAAGGCCGAGGGCGACATCCCCGGCACGATCGACCCGGCGCTGCTGCGCGAGCCGGCCGAGAGCGAACTGGCCGAGGCGGTGGTCGCCGCAATCGACGACACCGGCGCGGCACTGGCGCAGAAGGACTACGTCAGCGTGCTGGGCCGGCTGGCGCGGCTGCGGCCGCAGGTCGATGCGTTCTTCGACGGGGTCATGGTCAACGCCGAGGACCCGGCGCTGCGTGGCAACCGCCTGGCGCTGCTGCGCACCCTGGGCGACCGCCTGGGCAGCGTCGCGGCGATCGAGCACCTGTCCGGCTGA
- a CDS encoding glycine--tRNA ligase subunit alpha: MSATPTVPITFQGLIQTLNDYWAKQGCVLIQPLDLEVGAGTFHPATFLRSIGPESWNAAYVQPSRRPTDGRYGENPNRLQRYYQYQVAMKPSPDNIQQLYLDSLKALGIDPLVHDLRFVEDNWESPTLGAWGLGWEVWLNGMEVTQFTYFQQAGGLECKPVLGEITYGLERLCMYLQNCDNVYDLVWTYGPDGTPVSYGDVYHQNEVEQSTYNFEHADVAEMFHRFDACEQEAQKLVEAGLPLPAYEQVCKASHSFNLLDARRAISVTERQRYILRVRALAQAVAKLYEAKRLEAVAAKEVQA; this comes from the coding sequence ATGTCCGCGACTCCCACCGTTCCCATCACTTTCCAGGGCCTGATCCAGACCCTCAACGACTACTGGGCGAAGCAGGGCTGCGTGCTGATCCAGCCGCTGGACCTGGAAGTGGGCGCCGGCACCTTCCACCCGGCCACGTTCCTGCGCTCGATCGGCCCGGAAAGCTGGAACGCCGCCTACGTGCAGCCCAGCCGCCGCCCCACCGACGGCCGCTACGGCGAGAACCCCAACCGCCTGCAGCGCTACTACCAGTACCAGGTGGCGATGAAGCCGAGCCCGGACAACATCCAGCAGCTGTACCTGGATTCGCTCAAGGCGCTGGGCATCGACCCGCTGGTGCACGACCTGCGCTTCGTCGAGGACAACTGGGAATCGCCGACCCTCGGCGCCTGGGGCCTGGGCTGGGAAGTGTGGCTCAACGGCATGGAGGTCACCCAGTTCACCTACTTCCAGCAGGCCGGCGGCCTGGAGTGCAAGCCGGTGCTGGGCGAGATCACCTACGGCCTGGAGCGGCTGTGCATGTACCTGCAGAACTGCGACAACGTCTACGACCTGGTGTGGACCTACGGTCCGGATGGCACCCCGGTCAGCTACGGCGACGTCTACCACCAGAACGAGGTGGAGCAGAGCACCTACAATTTCGAGCATGCCGACGTGGCCGAAATGTTCCATCGCTTCGACGCCTGCGAGCAGGAAGCGCAGAAGCTGGTCGAGGCAGGGCTGCCGCTGCCGGCCTATGAGCAGGTGTGCAAGGCCAGCCATTCGTTCAACCTGCTGGACGCGCGCCGCGCCATCTCGGTGACCGAACGCCAGCGCTACATCCTGCGCGTGCGCGCGCTGGCCCAGGCGGTGGCCAAACTGTACGAGGCCAAGCGCCTGGAAGCGGTGGCGGCCAAGGAGGTGCAGGCATGA
- a CDS encoding type II secretion system protein E, which translates to MEHTAASSVPTPPSPVAIAPGRLQFANIAAAVLGDGLVAAHDQERIRFSAQGARNASEVHPLVLLANLKLAAAPPASGELGLERLTEWLAGRTGVRYLRIDPTRVDVANATAVVSHAYARRHRILPLAMDAERVLVATSEPMARDWIPDLQHLTRRRIEIVLVNPLDLHRYSMEFFGVTRSVRSARSDARGDGSSLPSFEQLVELGRAGDVNADDHHVVSIVDWLLQYAYEQRASDIHLEPRRDMGRVRFRIDGVLHKVFELPPAVMTAVVSRIKVLGRMDLAERRRPQDGRIKTRSPGGREVEMRLSTMPTAFGEKCVMRIFDPDAAFKSIEQLGFSPEEAAGWNELVARPHGIVLVTGPTGSGKTTTLYSTLKRLATPDVNVCTVEDPIEMIAPEFNQMQVQTNIDLDFASGVRTLLRQDPDIIMIGEIRDLETAQMAVQASLTGHLVLSTLHTNDAPSAITRLLDLGVPHYLIASTVNGVLAQRLVRTLCPHCKRADVLDDEDWAPLRDGNEALPDAIHACAPVGCLECRRTGYLGRIGLYELLPLGPRLRSLIRADMDLAGFSHAARAEGLRTLRRTGLEKVAQGLTTIEEVLSVLPPAE; encoded by the coding sequence GTGGAACACACGGCCGCATCGAGCGTCCCGACCCCGCCATCCCCGGTGGCCATCGCCCCCGGCCGGCTGCAGTTCGCCAACATCGCCGCGGCGGTGCTGGGCGACGGCCTGGTGGCCGCGCACGACCAGGAGCGCATCCGCTTCTCCGCGCAGGGCGCGCGCAACGCCAGCGAGGTGCACCCGCTGGTGCTGCTGGCCAACCTCAAGCTGGCCGCGGCGCCCCCGGCTTCCGGCGAACTCGGGCTGGAGCGGCTGACCGAGTGGCTGGCCGGCCGCACCGGGGTCCGCTACCTGCGCATCGACCCGACCCGGGTGGACGTGGCCAACGCCACCGCCGTGGTCTCGCACGCCTATGCCCGGCGCCACCGGATCCTGCCGCTGGCGATGGACGCCGAACGGGTGCTGGTGGCCACCAGCGAGCCGATGGCGCGCGACTGGATACCCGACCTGCAGCACCTGACCCGGCGCCGGATCGAGATCGTGCTGGTCAACCCGCTGGACCTGCACCGCTACTCGATGGAGTTCTTCGGCGTCACCCGCTCGGTGCGCAGTGCCCGCAGCGACGCGCGCGGCGACGGCAGCAGCCTGCCCAGCTTCGAGCAGCTGGTGGAACTGGGCCGCGCCGGCGACGTCAACGCCGACGACCACCACGTGGTCAGCATCGTCGACTGGCTGCTGCAGTACGCCTACGAGCAGCGCGCCAGCGACATCCACCTGGAACCGCGCCGCGACATGGGCCGGGTGCGGTTCCGCATCGACGGCGTGCTGCACAAGGTGTTCGAGCTGCCGCCGGCGGTGATGACCGCCGTGGTCAGCCGCATCAAGGTGCTCGGGCGCATGGACCTGGCCGAGCGCCGGCGCCCGCAGGACGGCCGCATCAAGACCCGCTCCCCGGGCGGGCGCGAGGTCGAGATGCGCCTGTCGACCATGCCCACCGCGTTCGGCGAGAAGTGCGTGATGCGCATCTTCGACCCGGACGCGGCGTTCAAGAGCATCGAGCAGCTGGGCTTCAGCCCGGAGGAGGCCGCCGGCTGGAACGAGCTGGTCGCCCGCCCGCACGGCATCGTGCTGGTCACCGGCCCGACCGGCTCGGGCAAGACCACCACCCTGTACTCCACGCTCAAGCGGCTGGCCACGCCGGACGTCAACGTGTGCACGGTGGAGGACCCGATCGAGATGATCGCGCCCGAGTTCAACCAGATGCAGGTGCAGACCAACATCGACCTGGACTTCGCCAGCGGCGTGCGCACCCTGCTGCGCCAGGACCCGGACATCATCATGATCGGCGAGATCCGCGACCTGGAGACCGCGCAGATGGCGGTGCAGGCCTCGCTGACCGGCCACCTGGTGCTGTCCACCCTGCACACCAACGACGCCCCCTCGGCCATCACCCGCCTGCTCGACCTGGGCGTACCGCACTACTTGATCGCCTCCACCGTCAACGGCGTGCTGGCGCAGCGGCTGGTGCGCACGCTGTGCCCGCACTGCAAGCGCGCCGACGTGCTCGACGACGAGGACTGGGCACCGCTGCGTGATGGCAATGAGGCATTACCTGATGCCATCCACGCCTGTGCGCCGGTGGGTTGCCTGGAGTGCCGGCGCACCGGCTACCTGGGCCGGATCGGCCTGTATGAGCTGCTGCCACTGGGCCCGCGGCTGCGTTCGCTGATCCGCGCGGACATGGACCTGGCCGGTTTCAGCCATGCCGCGCGCGCCGAGGGGCTGCGCACGCTGCGCCGGACCGGGCTTGAAAAGGTGGCGCAGGGGCTGACTACAATCGAGGAAGTCCTGTCGGTCCTGCCCCCAGCGGAATGA
- a CDS encoding GMP synthase (Catalyzes the transfer of the ammonia group from glutamine to a new carbon-nitrogen group), producing MIETGQPFPSLRRYGRFPHWIRVAAGLEQAETVVVNVEQGQRLPARQGFAATIVTGSAAFVTDRAEWSERSADWLRDAAHAGMPLLGICYGHQLLAHALGGQVDYNPAGRESGTIRLELDPAAAADPLFAGLPPSFPAQATHLQTVLQAPAGATVLARSAQDGCHAFRWGEHAWGLQFHPEFATHHMRGYVRARADCIARHGGCARAVARQVSAAPQARQLLRRFVRHARAV from the coding sequence ATCATCGAAACCGGGCAGCCGTTCCCGAGCCTGCGCCGTTACGGCCGTTTCCCGCACTGGATCCGCGTCGCCGCGGGCCTGGAGCAGGCCGAGACCGTGGTGGTCAACGTCGAGCAGGGTCAACGCCTGCCCGCGCGCCAGGGTTTCGCCGCCACCATCGTCACCGGCTCGGCCGCGTTCGTCACCGACCGCGCCGAGTGGAGCGAGCGCAGCGCCGACTGGCTGCGCGACGCCGCCCACGCCGGGATGCCGCTGCTGGGCATCTGCTACGGCCACCAGCTGCTGGCGCATGCGCTAGGCGGGCAGGTGGACTACAACCCGGCCGGGCGCGAATCGGGCACCATCCGCCTGGAACTGGACCCGGCCGCCGCCGCCGACCCGCTGTTCGCCGGCCTGCCCCCCAGCTTCCCGGCCCAGGCCACCCACCTGCAGACCGTGCTCCAGGCGCCGGCCGGCGCCACCGTGCTGGCGCGTTCGGCGCAGGACGGCTGCCACGCCTTCCGCTGGGGCGAGCACGCCTGGGGTCTGCAGTTCCACCCGGAATTCGCCACCCACCACATGCGCGGCTACGTGCGTGCCCGCGCCGACTGCATTGCCCGCCACGGCGGCTGCGCGCGCGCCGTGGCGCGCCAGGTCAGCGCCGCGCCGCAGGCGCGCCAGCTGCTGCGCCGTTTCGTGCGCCACGCCCGCGCGGTGTGA
- a CDS encoding diguanylate cyclase response regulator, whose translation MTKPVAPPRPKILAVDDNPANLLVIRRVLAKLDVEVVEAASGNDALKATLDAEFALVLLDVYMPDINGFEVAEILSQEESTRQTPIIFVTATYADDVHRLKGYGFGAVDYMAKPLDATILLSKVQVFLELYRHRVALREALRELSERNRQLEIEVEQRRQMEQEMRHLAMHDMLTGLPNRALFMDRLQSAHHRAARNGGMFALVYVDVDGFKGVNDTWGHAAGDALLVELARRLRGSLRENDTVARLGGDEFALVLEDLEDLDAARRRLEEVRHCLQAPMTYAGDGGDVTLAIAASIGLATYPADGAVVETLLHAADQAMYLVKRAR comes from the coding sequence ATGACCAAGCCGGTCGCCCCGCCGCGTCCCAAGATCCTGGCGGTCGATGACAACCCCGCCAACCTGCTGGTGATCCGCCGCGTGCTGGCCAAGCTCGATGTCGAGGTGGTCGAGGCCGCCTCCGGCAACGACGCGCTCAAGGCCACGCTGGACGCGGAGTTCGCGCTGGTCCTGCTCGACGTGTACATGCCGGACATCAACGGTTTCGAGGTGGCCGAGATCCTGTCGCAGGAAGAAAGCACGCGGCAGACGCCGATCATCTTCGTCACCGCCACCTACGCCGACGACGTGCACCGGCTCAAGGGTTACGGCTTCGGCGCGGTCGACTACATGGCCAAGCCGCTGGACGCGACCATCCTGCTGTCCAAGGTGCAGGTGTTCCTGGAGCTGTACCGGCACCGGGTCGCGCTGCGCGAGGCGCTGCGCGAACTGTCCGAGCGCAACCGCCAGCTCGAGATCGAGGTCGAGCAGCGCCGGCAGATGGAGCAGGAGATGCGCCATCTGGCCATGCACGACATGCTCACCGGGCTTCCCAACCGCGCGCTGTTCATGGACCGCCTGCAGAGCGCGCACCACCGCGCGGCCCGCAACGGCGGCATGTTCGCCCTGGTCTACGTCGACGTGGACGGCTTCAAGGGCGTGAACGACACCTGGGGACACGCCGCAGGCGATGCGCTGCTGGTGGAACTGGCGCGCCGGCTGCGCGGCTCGCTGCGCGAGAACGACACCGTCGCGCGACTGGGCGGGGACGAATTCGCGCTGGTGCTGGAGGACCTGGAGGACCTGGACGCGGCCCGGCGCCGGCTGGAGGAAGTGCGACACTGCCTGCAGGCGCCGATGACCTACGCCGGCGATGGCGGAGACGTCACCCTGGCCATCGCCGCCAGCATCGGCCTTGCGACCTATCCGGCCGACGGCGCCGTGGTGGAGACGCTGCTGCACGCGGCCGACCAGGCGATGTACCTGGTCAAGCGCGCCCGCTGA